The Streptomyces sp. NBC_00576 genome contains the following window.
TGTGCCCGCCCTCGTAGCCGGCGTCGGTCCAGGTGCCGTCCACGTGCACCTTGACGTGGATGTGGACGCAGCGCCCCCGGTACCAGCCCGGGAACACCGTCCGGAAGGTGACGTAACCATGCCGGTCCGTCTTCCACGTACCGCGCAGATAGCGCTCCTCGTCGGTCGGCTCCTGGTGGCCGCCCGGCCCGCCGGGACCGCCTGTAGGAGGCGGACCTGTGGGTACGCCCGTCGGCGCGCCGGACGGCGGAGTGCCACCACCACCGCCACCGCCACTGCCGTTGCCCATGGCCTCGTAGCCGGAGTAGATGCCGAGCGCCGTGCAGTGCCAGATGTCGACGGCCGCGTTCCGCACCGGCTTGCAGGTCTCGGCGTCGATCACCTTGAGCCTGAGGGTGAGGGGGATGCCCTCCTCGTCCTCGGTGACGTCCTGGCGGAGCTTGTCGGCGTCGATGTAGTACGGGCCCTCGGTGGTCTCCGTGGTCAGTAGATAGCAGGCCTCGGGCGTGCCGGAGGGGGTGCCGGAGGGCGTGCTCCCGGGGCCGTGGGCACCCTTGCCCTCCGGTGTTCCCTGCGCCGACGCCAGCCCGGCGCCCAGAGCCACCGCCGTGGCCGTCACAGCCGTCGCGCCACCGGCGACGACGACACGGCGACGCGTCAATTCCCGTAATTCTTGTTGGGGGGTATCAGTCATGGCCCCGGAGATTATGAACGCAACCTGTCAATGAGCTGTGATTTCCCCTGTTTCCTGAGCACCACATGAGAATGGCC
Protein-coding sequences here:
- a CDS encoding intradiol ring-cleavage dioxygenase produces the protein MTRRRVVVAGGATAVTATAVALGAGLASAQGTPEGKGAHGPGSTPSGTPSGTPEACYLLTTETTEGPYYIDADKLRQDVTEDEEGIPLTLRLKVIDAETCKPVRNAAVDIWHCTALGIYSGYEAMGNGSGGGGGGGTPPSGAPTGVPTGPPPTGGPGGPGGHQEPTDEERYLRGTWKTDRHGYVTFRTVFPGWYRGRCVHIHVKVHVDGTWTDAGYEGGHTCHTGQLFFDEESVLLSAEVAPYSTNTAPRTTLDEDGIYPDNGTEGGLLRLRYKKRDIGRGVLAELTMGVAPDETHDTN